The sequence TTCTCAAGGTCTGACCACCTCGGGCTCTTTGAACATGGGCGCGGGTGAGTACTCCCTCGTCGCGCCGGTGCAGAAGATCACCTCCGATGGCCACAATGTTGAGTTTGTGGTGGACAACACCGGGGAAGAGTCGATCATGTTTGGCAGGGTTGCCGATGGTGACTCTTTCAGAAACATCTTACAGGTCACGATGGACAAGGGCGACGGTTCTTACACGGTGACTTTGCTTGGGCAAGTTGATCATCAGTATGCGGTTGAGACCAGTGGGAACCCTGATGGAAGTGGCGCTGGTGAGACGGAAATGTTGTACCTGCAGTTTGTTGCTGCAAAAACAGCAGAAGGAACCACAGAATATCAAGGTTTTAATATTAAGATCGAGGACGATGCGCCTGTTATTCTTGCATCGCCGAATTTGGTAACCAACGGCAGCTTCGAGAACCCCGACGTGACGGGTTGGGGAACTTATGGAAATATCCCAGGCTGGAAGGCTGAAGCTGGTCAGATCGAGATTCAGGATTCTGGCGCCGGCGGTGTTGCGGCACAGCATGGTGGTCAGCTGCTTGAGTTGGATGCACATGGCGGAACTGCCACTAATGCTACTGTAACCCAGAGCATACCGACTGCGAATTATGGCAATTTAGTACTAAGTTTCTGGTTTGCATCTCGCGCTTATGGTGACATTGCCGAAACCAACACGGTTAAAGTGTATTGGGGTGATGTCGAGATCGGTGAAATAACCGATTCTGTTGCAGGTCGCTGGACGCAGCATAGTTTCAATGTTGCAGGAAACCCGGATGGTTCAGATGTCGAGCTGCGATTTGTTGGTGCTGGTACAGATGACAGTTATGGTGGCCTTATCGACAATGTGAGCGTGTACAGCATGCCCAGTGTCGATGAAGAAGGGCTGCACGTCGCGACTCCTGTTTTCACGACGGCCTCGTTGCCCGTGCTCTTTGGTGCTGACGGCCCAGGGGATATAGTGGTTGATTTGGATGTTGTCGGTTTGAAGTCGAACGGCGATCAGGTCAGCACGGCCTGGGATCCTTCTAGTCATATTTTGACGGGAACCGCTGGCGGCAGAACGGTTTTCACCTTGGAGGTTGATCTTGATACTGGAAAGTATACATTTTCTTTGAATGATCAGCTCGATCATGCCGCAACTTCTGATTTTATGGCGCTTGACTTCACGTTCACTGCTACTGACGGAGATGGGGACTTTGTTGACGGAACGTTTGCGGTGGGTGTGTTCGATGATGAACCGACCGCACACGCTGATTTTGATGGCGTCACTTCTGTGCCGAATAGTACCGCAGCACCTTTGGCAGTCGGGAATGTGCTGGATAATGATTCGATTGGCGCCGATGAAGACGCGACGGTGACCCATGTTTCGTTCGCGGGCAACACGTTTGCGGTTGATTCAGATGGCGTGTCAGTTAAGGGGAATTACGGCACGCTTTTCATGGAGCAAGATGGTAGCTATGAATATGTTTTGAATGGAGAAACTGTTATCACTAACGGTCTGAATGAGAACTTGGTGAGCATTTATGGGGCTACGACATTACAGATATTTGAGAGTAATAATGGCGTTTTGTCTTTAGATGTTTCTGAAATACAGCCTGGTGGTTATGCTTGGACTGGCGGAGAAAAGAAAGCGGGTTGGGGAGTGACGCAGAAGATGCCTGCCACAATAGATTCAGGGGAGTCGCTTGTTTTCAAATTTGTAGAACCTGTAACGACTCAGACCTTTACGTTTTCTTTAGGTCAGAACAATGCTGGGCAGGCCACGATCCCAAATTGGTACGCATTTTCATCCACAGGTTCTCTGCTCGGATCCGGGAATTTTGCGGACCCGAACAACTCCGGAGAATTGATTCCTGATTTGAAGGTCTCAATTTCTGGTGAAGTTTCTTATATAGTTTTTTCACACCAATCAGCCACCAATTCTCAAGGCTTTGTTATTTCGGGCATCTCATATGGAGAAGGCGATACGGGAATTGACCAGTTCGAATACACCATGCAGGATTTTGATGGAGACGTGTCCAGCGCAAGTCTTTACATAACCTCTGATGAGTACCGGGAAGGAGATGCAGGCAGTAATTCGTTGTATGGACACGAAGGAGACGATATTCTGCTCGGCCTTGGCGGAACGGATACGTTGATGGGTAACGATGGCAATGATGTCCTGCACGGTGGGGATGGCGATGATTTCCTCAACGGCAACAAAGGCGAGGATCAGCTTTACGGAGACGCCGGAAACGATACGATCCATGGGGGCATGGATGATGACGTCATTTATGGTGGGTCCGGTGACGATCTGATATATGGCGACAAGGGTGATGATACAATGTCCGGCGGAGAAGGTCGTGATGTCTTTAAATATGCTGGTGACGCTTTGGAAAATACCACCAATGGCGACGTGATTTTGGATTTCGATTACGATAAGGATCAGCTGGATTTGAGTGATTTACTCAATGGAAAAGATGCAGATGGTCTTGGTGACTATTTGAAGATTGAAAGTTTTGAATCAATTGATTCGACTACTGCTAAGGTCGTTATTCAGGTTGATGCTGATGGCAGTGATAATGATTCGGATTTTTCAACCACATTGGCCACTATTACCATGAATAACTTGGATCCAAGCATCGATGATACCAATATCCTGAATGCGATGCTGGCTGACGGCGCCCTTAAGATAGTTTAAGAGATTTGGAGAGGGGCGCGTTATGCCCTTCTCCAAACTTGATATTAAAATAAACCAATTGACGATTTATGCGAGACCAGCATGGAAAAACTCCCGTCTTCGCCCGTAGGCCTGCATCACGCCCAAACCGGCCACTTCTGGCCTGAGCCGGAATCTTCGGATTTTCTGCGTGTTGTGGAATTCGCGGGCTTCCAGGTTCCCGAGGACGGGCTGGTTTTGGCTCCGCCTTACGGGGGGGAGCTGACTGTCTGGCCTGATGGGCAGTACACTTTCGTCTGTCCTGTGTCCGGGGACGGCGGGCAGTCCATGGTTGCCACGCATTACAGTTATATTGTCGAAGCCATGGATGGCAGCACCTCTTTTGGTACCTTCGCCCTTGGCGAGCAGGCCCCGGAAGAGACCATGCCCGATTTTCAGTCCTGGTCCATGGATGACATTCTGGCTCTGGAGGATGTTGTCGGACTGTCCGTGAATGCGCATGGCCCTGTGGCGGAGTTCATGGGGGTTGATGCCGGCGCGGATTTGGATTTGTCCGGGGAAGCTGGCGGATTCTCGGTTGATGTTCTTGAGCAGATGATTAAAACTTCGTGTGAATCCTGAGTTGTCCTACAAACAAGTAGGACGTTAGTTTTTTATTAGAAAGGGAGTGCAAATCTCCCTTTTTTCATTTACAAGCTCCACTGCGATTATTAGAAGAAAATAAACTAAGTTCGTGTATTACTCTAGCAAGGAGAGGCTGTTTATGAATGCAAAAAAATTGAGCATTACTCTTGTCCTGGCGGTGATGTTTTCGGCCGGTGTGGCTCTGGCCGAAGATAGCATCACCCTTCAGAAAAGCGTTATCGACACTCTTCGATATGCGCCGCGCCTGGAAATGATCAAACACAACCGCGAAGCAGTGGGCCATGATTTGGACAAGTCCAAGGGCCGCTGGTATCCTAAGCTCGACATTCGTGGCGGATATGGAACGGATTCATACGACCAGGAAAACAATCCTGATGATAGTGATTGGGATTCCCGCGGAGAGATTTCCGCGATTCTGAGCCAGCGCCTCTATGACGGTGGCGAGGGTTTCAGTCAGATTCGTCTGGATGAAAGACGTGCGGCTTCCTTGGACTATCGCGTCTTCGACAACGCCGAGTCCCTGGCCCTGGATGCGGTCATCGCCAATATGGAAGTTTACCGTCAGCGTGAACTGCTCTTCCTGGCCGAAGAAAACGCCAAGGCCCATCGCGATATTCTGGGCTCTCTGCAGGAACGCGAAGAGGCCGGTGCGGGTAGCGTGGCCGACGTGAAACAGACCCAGGCCCGCCTGTCCATGGCCCAGGCCTCCATCGAAAAGACCCGTACGGCTTTGCAGGCAGCCTTGAATGAATACCAGCGTCTGACCGGAGTCCTGCCCGGCAAGATCGCCATGGCGCCCTATCCGCAGAACCTCATTCCCGCTTCTCTGGATGAAATGACTGCCCAGGCCATCGGCAACAATCCCAAGATCAATGCCGCAGGTGAAGACGTCAACGCTGAAACCGAGCGCGTCAACATCGCCAAGGCGAATTATCATCCTTACGTTTATGCCGAACTGTCTTCCTCTTATTCGGACGGCGTTGAAAATCAGGAATATTGGGAGCGCACTGACGCGGCCATGGTCCGCTTCAACTGGAATCTGTTCAATGGTGGCTCCGATGTCGCCGCTCACAAGGCTACCAAAGCCCGCAAGCGCCAGGCCCAAGCCGACAAGTACGACCTGACCCTTGCGGTCGAGAACGAGACCAAGACCACTTGGGCGCAGTACAAGTCCTCGCTGAGCGAAGTGAAGGAATACACCGAGGCCGTGCAGTACAACCGCGACACCAAGGGGATCTACCTGGAGCAGTTCGGCGTGGCACAGCGCAGCTTGCTCGATGTGCTCGATTCCGAGAACGAAGTGTTCCAGTCTTCCAGTCAGTTGGTCACTTCCAGCGTGAATGAGCAGATCGCGGCCTACAAGCTTCTGGCCCTGTCAGGCAACCTGATCACGGCTCTTGGAGTTGATCCGGCCCTGTACAAGGACCCCGCCGCTCAGATTGAAGAATGATTCGCCAGCGCGCGAGGTGAAGGATGACTTCGCCTCAACGTGATATCTCAAGCCCTTGCCGGATTCTTTCGGCAAGGGCTTTTTTTACGCATAAAATCTCATGGACAGTGTTACGTGCTCACGCTAGGTAACGACGACTTGGTCGGCAGATGGTGCTCCCAAGCCGCCTCGGCAAGGGCGATTTTTTTGTGTACATGCATCTTAAGGAGCAGAAATGCTTGCAGATTTTGGTAAAAGATTGATTCTGGGTCTTGTGGCCGCCGCCTGCGTGGTGGGCGTGCATGCCGCCATGGTTTTTTCCTCGGTAGGATGATGACACCGGCTTGAGATCAAGCCGCCTGCGAAGATAGCCTGCGTTATAAGAACGCCCGATGACGACCCTGTGCTTGTGCGCGGGGTCTTTGTATTGGTGAGGGAGGGGGGCGTGCCGGGATGACGCCGGAAAAAAAAGTCCCGGAGCGGCAGGGCGATGCTCTGCCGCTCCGGGAGGGAGGAGGGGATTGAGGGAAAACGTTTCTACAGGGTCATGCCGACCTGATAGATGGTCACGGACACTCCGTAGGCCAGGACCGTGTTGAAGCCCACGGAGAAGGCGGCCCATTTCCAGCCGATCTCGCGGCCAATGACGGCCACGGTCACGAAGCACGGGGCGTAGAGCAGTACGAAGGCAATAAGGCTCACCGCCACCCACATGTTCCAGGCAGGGTCGGTGCGCAGTTTTTCGGAC is a genomic window of Desulfomicrobium baculatum DSM 4028 containing:
- a CDS encoding TolC family outer membrane protein encodes the protein MNAKKLSITLVLAVMFSAGVALAEDSITLQKSVIDTLRYAPRLEMIKHNREAVGHDLDKSKGRWYPKLDIRGGYGTDSYDQENNPDDSDWDSRGEISAILSQRLYDGGEGFSQIRLDERRAASLDYRVFDNAESLALDAVIANMEVYRQRELLFLAEENAKAHRDILGSLQEREEAGAGSVADVKQTQARLSMAQASIEKTRTALQAALNEYQRLTGVLPGKIAMAPYPQNLIPASLDEMTAQAIGNNPKINAAGEDVNAETERVNIAKANYHPYVYAELSSSYSDGVENQEYWERTDAAMVRFNWNLFNGGSDVAAHKATKARKRQAQADKYDLTLAVENETKTTWAQYKSSLSEVKEYTEAVQYNRDTKGIYLEQFGVAQRSLLDVLDSENEVFQSSSQLVTSSVNEQIAAYKLLALSGNLITALGVDPALYKDPAAQIEE